From one Brachypodium distachyon strain Bd21 chromosome 4, Brachypodium_distachyon_v3.0, whole genome shotgun sequence genomic stretch:
- the LOC112268862 gene encoding uncharacterized protein LOC112268862 — MALVVGVSGGGGGGVRLTLSRWVQQFLGLRSRRQSRGRGSPSKSRTPGEEDDTLPLIKRPTSAYSCTPSLLATVIHGVQVDRTSGASITANGALVPVSSVSKQGPPEWRKCLRACFWRMFSSHCLYLCSFSQDMRRKNQRPICCSVYLTEMKGIVGFLTVWTIISGVGFVDYMFLKTLPDEFIFKIIFLVHFLVMLVVIVVLWAKFVECSQCCSSKEDFRHEAPV; from the exons ATGGCACTGGTCGTCGgcgtctccggcggcggcggcggcggcgtccgtctAACCTTATCCCGCTGGGTTCAGCAGTTTCTCGGGTTGCGCTCGCGTCGCCAATCCAGAGGCAGGGGCAGCCCGTCCAAGTCCCGCACCCCCGGCGAAGAGGATGACACCCTGCCGCTGATCAAGAGGCCTACGTCCGCCTACTCCTGCACCCCGTCCCTCTTGGCGACTGTTATTCAT GGGGTGCAAGTCGATCGTACAAGTGGGGCAAGTATCACAGCTAATGGTGCGTTGGTCCCAGTTTCTTCAGTCAGCAAG CAAGGACCACCCGAATGGAGAAAGTGTTTAAGGGCCTGCTTCTGGCGCATGTTTTCTTCGCACTGCCTTTACTTGTGCTCTTTTTCCCAAGATATGAGAAGGAAAAATCAAAGACCAATCTGCTGTTCAGTTTATTTGACAGAAATGAA GGGTATAGTTGGCTTCCTTACTGTGTGGACCATCATTTCTGGTGTGGGATTTGTTGACTACATGTTTCTGAAGACACTTCCAGATGAAttcattttcaaaataatatttttggtTCATTTTTTGGTGATGCTAGTAGTGATCGTGGTTTTATGGGCTAAGTTTGTCGAGTGTTCGCAGTGCTGCAGTTCCAAG GAAGATTTTAGACACGAGGCGCCGGTTTGA